The following are encoded in a window of Methylicorpusculum oleiharenae genomic DNA:
- a CDS encoding D-alanine--D-alanine ligase codes for MKPKAIEMPQQFGRVAVMMGGTAAEREVSLRSGTAVFNALKESGIDAVAIDVTGNPVQALAGERFDRVFNIIHGRGGEDGVLQGALEAIGMPYTGSGVLASALSMDKLRTKMCWRGVGLPTPQWTLLRQSGDIDTCIEKLGFPVIVKPAKEGSSIGMSKASDRDELIQAFELASEYNCDVYAEAWVSGREFTVAVVQGEALPVIRLETPNVFYDYDAKYKANTTQYHCPCGLSDPEEQSLQALAVSACEALGVEGWGRVDVFIDQDGHNQLIEVNTVPGMTDHSLVPMAAKQAGISFTELVWRILETSF; via the coding sequence ATGAAGCCGAAGGCGATTGAGATGCCGCAGCAGTTTGGGCGTGTAGCGGTAATGATGGGTGGAACTGCCGCAGAACGTGAGGTTTCATTAAGAAGCGGCACTGCTGTTTTTAATGCGCTTAAAGAGTCGGGTATAGATGCCGTCGCGATTGATGTGACTGGAAATCCGGTGCAGGCCTTGGCAGGCGAGCGCTTTGATCGTGTATTTAATATCATCCACGGCCGCGGCGGCGAAGACGGTGTGTTACAGGGTGCGTTGGAAGCCATAGGCATGCCTTACACAGGCAGTGGTGTTTTGGCATCGGCACTCAGTATGGATAAGCTCAGAACCAAGATGTGTTGGCGGGGTGTTGGTTTGCCGACGCCTCAATGGACCTTGCTGAGACAGAGCGGCGATATTGATACGTGTATTGAGAAGCTGGGTTTTCCCGTGATTGTCAAGCCGGCCAAGGAAGGATCCAGCATCGGCATGAGTAAAGCTTCAGATAGAGATGAATTGATCCAGGCGTTTGAATTGGCCTCCGAATATAACTGTGATGTCTATGCCGAGGCCTGGGTCTCAGGGCGGGAGTTCACGGTAGCGGTTGTTCAGGGAGAGGCATTACCGGTTATTCGATTGGAAACACCCAATGTTTTTTATGATTACGATGCGAAGTACAAGGCTAATACCACCCAATATCATTGCCCGTGCGGACTCAGTGACCCAGAAGAGCAATCGTTGCAGGCTTTGGCGGTCAGTGCTTGCGAGGCGCTCGGAGTTGAAGGTTGGGGCAGGGTCGACGTATTTATCGATCAGGACGGTCATAACCAATTGATTGAGGTCAATACCGTACCGGGTATGACCGATCACAGCTTGGTACCTATGGCGGCAAAACAGGCCGGGATAAGTTTCACTGAGTTAGTTTGGCGAATTCTTGAAACCAGCTTTTAA
- the murB gene encoding UDP-N-acetylmuramate dehydrogenase: MVVDLNGRLLSNEPLAKYTSWRVGGPADRMYIPEDKNDLILFIRSIDSSEPVMWLGLGSNVLVRDGGIRGTVINTRNRLKQLRLIADNTVYVEAGVPCALVARFCGEQGLVGAEFLAGIPGTMGGALKMNAGAFGGETWNIVKSVETINRQGDVLERAPDYFQIAYRSVKGFENEWFLSAVVQLETGNAAVSQQKIKSLLEKRGQTQPTNQPSCGSVFKNPDGDYAARLIEACGLKGYAIGGAQVSEKHANFIINTGNAKAEEIEMLIKFVQDTVAEKQGIRLATEVCTVGEKE, from the coding sequence ATGGTGGTCGATTTAAATGGCCGGTTACTCAGTAATGAGCCGCTTGCAAAATATACCAGCTGGCGTGTCGGGGGACCGGCAGATCGGATGTATATACCGGAAGACAAGAACGATTTAATTTTATTTATACGGTCTATCGATAGTTCTGAGCCGGTCATGTGGCTGGGTTTAGGCAGTAATGTATTGGTCAGGGATGGCGGCATTAGAGGAACGGTCATTAACACCCGTAATCGCTTGAAGCAATTGCGCCTGATAGCGGACAACACCGTTTACGTTGAGGCAGGTGTCCCCTGCGCGTTGGTCGCCAGATTTTGCGGCGAACAAGGTCTGGTCGGCGCAGAATTTCTTGCCGGTATTCCGGGAACCATGGGTGGAGCACTAAAAATGAATGCAGGCGCTTTTGGCGGGGAAACCTGGAACATTGTCAAAAGTGTGGAAACAATTAACCGGCAAGGTGACGTATTGGAACGAGCGCCCGACTATTTTCAGATAGCGTATCGATCAGTCAAAGGATTTGAAAACGAATGGTTTTTGTCGGCCGTGGTGCAATTGGAAACCGGTAATGCGGCGGTGAGTCAGCAAAAAATAAAGTCATTACTGGAAAAGCGTGGACAAACACAACCGACCAATCAGCCTAGCTGCGGTTCTGTTTTCAAGAATCCCGACGGAGATTATGCCGCAAGATTGATTGAAGCCTGCGGATTGAAAGGTTATGCCATCGGAGGGGCTCAGGTTTCTGAAAAGCATGCCAATTTTATAATTAATACAGGCAATGCCAAGGCTGAAGAGATTGAAATGCTGATCAAATTTGTTCAGGACACGGTAGCCGAAAAGCAAGGCATCAGGTTAGCGACAGAAGTGTGTACGGTAGGGGAAAAAGAATGA
- the murC gene encoding UDP-N-acetylmuramate--L-alanine ligase: MNFPKVKMPTKALGNVDRIHFVGIGGTGMSGIAEVLSNLGYQVSGSDIKTSAVTERLIKQGVSVHIGHKREHVAGADVVVVSSAIDRSNDEVDEAYLNRIPVIPRAEMLAELMRFRFGIAVAGTHGKTTTTSLVASILAEAGMDPTFVIGGRLNSAGTNAKLGQGHYLVAEADESDASFLYLQPMMAVVTNIDQDHMATYQGSYDKLKATFIEFLHHLPFYGLAVLCLDDEGVREILPKLSKPVKTYGVHEQADVRAIEIHQCGMNTSFTVLRSGNYEPLRVHLNMPGWHNMLNALAAIAIATSLDVDDDAIVRSLGAFHGIGRRFQINGDIPFEGGRLTLVDDYGHHPREIAATLEALRQAWPKRREVIIFQPHRYSRTRDLFEDFVQVLSSVDVLILLDIYSAGESPITGADGRSLSRAIRVRGQVDPVFVEDWRELPKLLAGIVRKDDVILTLGAGNVGQIATDLPVLLAEALVMR, encoded by the coding sequence ATGAATTTTCCGAAAGTAAAGATGCCTACTAAAGCACTAGGTAATGTTGATCGCATACATTTTGTCGGAATTGGCGGCACGGGTATGAGTGGCATTGCCGAAGTGCTTTCCAATCTGGGTTACCAAGTGTCCGGTTCGGATATCAAAACCAGTGCAGTAACCGAAAGACTGATTAAACAAGGTGTGTCAGTCCATATCGGGCATAAACGCGAGCACGTTGCTGGTGCTGATGTTGTTGTCGTTTCTTCTGCAATTGATCGCAGCAATGATGAGGTTGATGAGGCTTATCTGAACAGGATACCCGTGATTCCTCGCGCAGAAATGCTGGCTGAATTGATGCGCTTTCGTTTCGGCATTGCTGTGGCCGGGACGCATGGCAAAACGACGACGACCAGCCTGGTTGCGAGCATTTTGGCAGAAGCCGGGATGGATCCCACTTTTGTGATCGGTGGGCGGCTTAACAGCGCAGGCACCAATGCCAAGTTAGGTCAGGGTCATTATCTGGTTGCGGAAGCCGATGAAAGCGACGCTTCATTTTTGTACCTGCAGCCCATGATGGCGGTCGTGACGAACATCGATCAAGACCATATGGCAACCTATCAGGGTAGCTACGACAAGCTTAAAGCGACATTTATCGAATTTTTGCATCATTTGCCTTTTTACGGCCTGGCCGTTTTGTGTCTGGACGATGAGGGTGTCAGGGAGATTTTGCCGAAACTGTCCAAGCCGGTAAAAACCTATGGTGTCCATGAACAGGCCGATGTCAGGGCGATTGAAATTCATCAATGCGGAATGAACACCTCTTTCACCGTGTTGCGCTCGGGTAACTATGAACCGCTCAGAGTTCATCTGAATATGCCAGGGTGGCACAACATGTTGAATGCATTGGCGGCTATCGCCATTGCAACCAGTCTGGATGTGGATGATGACGCCATCGTTAGAAGTCTGGGCGCATTTCATGGCATAGGCCGCCGTTTTCAAATCAATGGAGATATCCCATTTGAGGGCGGCCGGTTAACCCTGGTGGATGATTATGGGCATCATCCCCGTGAAATTGCCGCAACCCTTGAGGCGTTGCGACAGGCTTGGCCTAAACGGCGGGAAGTCATTATTTTTCAGCCCCACAGGTATTCCCGGACCCGTGATTTGTTTGAAGATTTCGTCCAGGTCTTATCATCCGTGGATGTTTTAATTTTGCTGGATATTTATTCGGCAGGCGAATCTCCTATCACCGGAGCAGACGGGCGGTCATTGAGTCGAGCCATTCGCGTCAGAGGGCAGGTGGATCCGGTATTTGTAGAAGATTGGCGGGAATTGCCAAAATTGTTGGCGGGTATTGTCAGGAAGGATGATGTGATTTTGACCTTGGGCGCAGGAAATGTTGGGCAGATCGCTACCGATTTGCCGGTTTTGTTGGCTGAAGCGCTGGTCATGCGATAG
- the murG gene encoding undecaprenyldiphospho-muramoylpentapeptide beta-N-acetylglucosaminyltransferase yields MGKRIVIMAGGTGGHVFPALAVAHYLQEQDWQVSWMGTLNGLECKVVPANGIEIDWLPVAGFRGKGLAAKFKAIGLLIRACFAALKILRQRKPDVVLGMGGFVAGPGGIMAKLLGIPLIIHEQNRVPGTTNRLLSKLANQVLEAFPDSFKKNVNAKWVGNPLRKELLSVTKNKAGKSAGVVRILVLGGSQGAKVLNEIMPDTASRLESVRIKHQTGESMLAEVTQRYQDLGIDAQVTAFIQNMAEAYQWADLVVCRSGAMTVSEVAAMALPAVYIPFPYAIDDHQTANAKYAVDAGGGLLLMQHDLTPENLAGRIKHIIDHLDEMGRAALTCAKLDATRCVADSCIAEARP; encoded by the coding sequence ATGGGCAAACGCATAGTGATTATGGCTGGCGGAACAGGCGGACATGTTTTTCCGGCGCTTGCTGTTGCTCATTATTTACAGGAGCAGGACTGGCAAGTCAGCTGGATGGGAACTTTAAACGGCCTGGAATGCAAGGTGGTTCCAGCAAACGGGATTGAAATTGACTGGTTGCCAGTGGCCGGATTTAGAGGCAAGGGTTTGGCCGCAAAATTTAAAGCGATCGGATTATTGATCAGGGCTTGTTTCGCAGCCTTAAAAATTCTGCGTCAGCGTAAACCCGATGTAGTGCTGGGTATGGGCGGATTTGTTGCCGGGCCTGGAGGGATAATGGCTAAACTGCTGGGTATTCCGTTGATTATTCATGAACAAAATCGCGTACCGGGCACAACTAACCGTTTGCTTTCTAAATTGGCAAATCAAGTGCTGGAAGCTTTTCCTGATAGCTTTAAAAAGAATGTCAATGCCAAATGGGTGGGTAATCCACTGCGTAAAGAATTATTGTCGGTCACCAAAAATAAAGCAGGCAAATCAGCCGGGGTGGTGCGCATTTTGGTCTTAGGCGGCAGTCAAGGCGCCAAGGTTCTGAATGAAATTATGCCTGATACGGCTTCCAGGCTTGAATCGGTGCGGATCAAACATCAGACGGGTGAGTCCATGCTCGCCGAAGTGACTCAACGGTATCAGGATTTAGGAATTGATGCACAAGTGACAGCGTTTATTCAAAACATGGCTGAAGCCTATCAATGGGCGGATCTGGTTGTCTGTCGCTCAGGCGCCATGACGGTCAGCGAAGTCGCTGCGATGGCGCTTCCGGCTGTTTATATCCCGTTTCCTTATGCAATCGATGACCATCAGACCGCCAATGCGAAGTATGCCGTTGATGCCGGAGGAGGCCTGTTGTTGATGCAACATGATTTAACACCTGAAAATCTGGCGGGCCGGATCAAGCATATTATTGACCATCTCGACGAGATGGGGCGTGCAGCCCTCACTTGTGCAAAGCTGGATGCAACCCGGTGTGTTGCTGATAGTTGTATTGCGGAGGCCCGTCCATGA
- the ftsW gene encoding putative lipid II flippase FtsW — translation MSASDSNKPGKEFYLDYQVIGISCALLIIGFIMVSSASFHLGEKMQSSNWHYPMMQMIHIVIGLVFAVAMYCVPLSFWERYGQWLFLGGLALLLLVFVPGLGVKVNGSTRWISLGGFRIQVSEVVKLISVIYMASYVTRYQDTLRNSTFGAFKPLALFVVASVLLLLEPDFGSAVVIVSMAMVIMFLSGARLGQFAALLLIFGSAAAALVIISPYRWKRIVSYLNPWADPENTGFQLVQALISFGRGEWIGVGLGNSLQKLFYLPEAHTDFLFSVLAEELGLLGITLVILLFALLVWRAFKIGVTAENAGLAFPAYVAYGIGFWFGFQAFINMGVNMGILPTKGITLPLMSYGGGSMIVMCSAIALLLRVSSDAHVLKASLPKGNPLWANA, via the coding sequence ATGAGTGCATCAGATTCTAATAAACCAGGAAAAGAGTTTTATCTGGATTATCAGGTTATAGGCATCAGTTGTGCCTTGTTGATCATCGGTTTCATCATGGTGTCATCGGCGTCATTTCATTTGGGTGAAAAAATGCAAAGCAGCAACTGGCATTACCCGATGATGCAGATGATCCATATCGTTATCGGATTGGTATTTGCTGTCGCCATGTATTGTGTGCCGTTGAGTTTTTGGGAGCGCTACGGGCAATGGTTATTTTTGGGTGGATTGGCTTTGTTGTTGCTGGTATTCGTTCCCGGCTTAGGCGTGAAAGTGAATGGCAGTACCCGCTGGATTTCGTTGGGCGGATTTCGAATTCAGGTCTCTGAAGTTGTCAAACTGATTTCAGTGATCTACATGGCGAGTTATGTGACGCGATATCAGGACACATTAAGAAATTCGACGTTTGGCGCTTTTAAACCTTTAGCGTTGTTCGTCGTTGCCAGCGTTTTATTGCTGTTGGAGCCCGATTTTGGTTCTGCAGTAGTGATAGTGTCGATGGCGATGGTGATCATGTTTTTGAGTGGCGCGAGATTAGGCCAATTTGCGGCATTACTGCTGATCTTCGGTTCAGCCGCAGCGGCCTTGGTGATTATCTCTCCGTATCGATGGAAGCGGATCGTTTCTTATCTCAATCCTTGGGCCGATCCGGAAAATACCGGATTTCAGCTGGTGCAGGCCTTAATATCGTTTGGCCGGGGAGAATGGATAGGTGTCGGGTTGGGCAACAGCTTGCAGAAACTTTTTTATTTGCCTGAGGCGCATACCGATTTTCTATTTTCAGTGTTAGCCGAGGAGTTAGGTTTGCTGGGCATTACGCTGGTGATTCTGTTGTTTGCTTTATTGGTATGGCGTGCATTCAAAATAGGCGTGACGGCCGAAAACGCAGGTCTGGCATTTCCCGCCTACGTTGCCTATGGCATAGGATTCTGGTTTGGATTTCAGGCGTTTATCAATATGGGCGTGAATATGGGCATATTGCCGACCAAGGGGATTACCTTGCCGCTAATGAGTTATGGCGGCGGCAGTATGATTGTGATGTGCAGTGCAATTGCCTTGCTGTTAAGAGTCAGTTCGGATGCTCATGTATTAAAGGCCTCTTTACCAAAAGGGAATCCGTTATGGGCAAACGCATAG
- the murD gene encoding UDP-N-acetylmuramoyl-L-alanine--D-glutamate ligase, with protein sequence MVVPDIKQALATHLGLDPNASKVLVVGLGDTGFSVARFLNEQHIRFAVVDSRDRPPLLAKLADEIPDAPIFTGGFDEAAFKVASHLIISPGVSLKEYPIVKAIARGAKVFSDIDLLVSCISVPVVGITGSNGKSTVTTMVGAMAKEAGRQVAIGGNLGTPALDLLQADCDLYVLELSSFQLERTSLLNAAAATVLNVTADHLDRHDSMADYAAEKQKIFNGDGVMVINLDDPWVEAMANPERKVKTFSIKTQADYCLQSEGSVDYLVSKNQRLMALSELPLEGLHNASNALAALALGDAIGLDERAMCNALRKFKGLDHRMQRVAQIKGITWVNDSKATNIGACLAALQGYKNKVILIAGGDAKGADMNELVPVLREKAKAVILMGKDGPMIEKAINGSVPVYSVKNIAEAVNVASGLADKGETVLLSPACASLDQFKSYKERGEKFATAVFGLQQ encoded by the coding sequence ATGGTCGTTCCGGATATCAAGCAAGCACTTGCGACACATTTAGGATTGGATCCCAATGCCTCTAAAGTTTTAGTAGTAGGTTTGGGCGATACTGGATTTTCGGTTGCCCGTTTTCTGAATGAACAGCACATCCGCTTCGCGGTAGTGGACAGCCGGGACAGGCCGCCTTTACTGGCAAAACTGGCGGATGAGATTCCCGATGCGCCGATTTTTACCGGTGGATTTGATGAAGCGGCTTTCAAGGTGGCATCGCATTTGATCATCAGTCCCGGTGTCTCGTTAAAGGAATACCCGATTGTCAAAGCGATAGCCAGAGGCGCAAAAGTCTTCAGTGATATAGATCTGCTGGTGAGTTGCATCAGTGTTCCCGTTGTTGGCATTACCGGTTCGAACGGAAAAAGTACCGTGACCACCATGGTGGGTGCCATGGCTAAGGAAGCGGGCAGACAGGTCGCCATAGGCGGTAATCTGGGAACGCCGGCGCTGGATTTGTTACAGGCGGATTGTGATCTCTATGTATTGGAATTGTCGAGTTTTCAACTGGAAAGAACGTCTTTACTTAATGCAGCGGCTGCTACCGTTTTGAACGTCACCGCGGATCACCTGGATCGTCATGACAGCATGGCGGACTATGCTGCTGAAAAACAAAAAATATTTAACGGCGACGGCGTGATGGTCATCAATCTGGATGACCCCTGGGTTGAAGCGATGGCCAATCCTGAGCGAAAAGTCAAAACCTTTTCGATTAAAACCCAGGCTGATTATTGTCTGCAAAGTGAAGGTTCAGTTGACTATCTGGTCAGCAAGAATCAACGTTTAATGGCGTTATCGGAATTGCCTTTGGAAGGGCTGCATAATGCATCAAATGCATTGGCCGCTTTAGCCCTGGGAGATGCAATTGGGCTTGATGAGCGGGCTATGTGCAATGCCTTGCGGAAATTTAAAGGCCTGGATCATCGCATGCAACGGGTTGCCCAGATTAAAGGGATTACGTGGGTCAATGATTCCAAAGCTACAAATATTGGGGCTTGTTTAGCCGCACTGCAAGGTTATAAAAATAAGGTCATTCTCATCGCAGGCGGTGACGCCAAAGGCGCAGATATGAATGAACTGGTACCGGTCCTCAGGGAAAAAGCCAAGGCGGTGATCCTGATGGGTAAAGATGGTCCAATGATTGAAAAAGCCATCAACGGGAGTGTACCTGTTTATTCGGTTAAGAACATTGCTGAGGCTGTTAATGTGGCTTCCGGTTTGGCTGATAAAGGAGAGACGGTATTGTTATCCCCGGCCTGTGCCAGTCTGGATCAATTTAAAAGTTATAAAGAGCGTGGCGAAAAGTTTGCTACGGCCGTTTTCGGGTTACAACAATGA
- the mraY gene encoding phospho-N-acetylmuramoyl-pentapeptide-transferase, giving the protein MLLYLTDYLMTLDSAFRVFQYLTLRAILGALTALIISFVVGPVMIRKLTRRKIGQSVRSDGPKSHFDKAGTPTMGGALIIVAVAVSTLLWSNLGNRYVWVVLLVTLGFGIIGFVDDYRKVMLGNSDGLSARAKYFWQSVIGLTVAIFLYMTATVPAETQFIVPFFKDVMLNMGLFYIVMVYFVIVGTSNAVNLTDGLDGLAIMPTVMVAAGLGIFAYLSGHAEFSKYLAIPFLPNSGELIVFCAALVGAGLGFLWFNAYPAMVFMGDVGALALGGALGVLAVLVRQEIVLVIMGGIFVMETLSVMIQVASFKMTGKRVFRMAPIHHHFELKGWPEPRVIVRFWIITFILVLVGLSTLKLR; this is encoded by the coding sequence ATGCTACTTTATTTGACTGATTATTTAATGACCTTGGATAGTGCCTTCAGAGTATTTCAGTATCTTACTCTGAGAGCTATTTTAGGGGCATTGACGGCGCTGATTATCTCTTTCGTCGTCGGTCCGGTCATGATCAGAAAACTGACCCGCAGAAAAATCGGGCAAAGTGTTCGTTCAGACGGACCTAAAAGTCATTTTGATAAAGCCGGGACTCCGACTATGGGCGGTGCGTTAATAATCGTTGCAGTCGCAGTCAGCACGTTGTTGTGGAGCAATCTTGGCAATCGCTATGTTTGGGTAGTTTTGCTGGTCACCTTGGGCTTCGGAATTATCGGTTTTGTAGACGATTACCGGAAAGTGATGTTGGGCAACAGCGATGGCCTCTCGGCAAGAGCCAAGTATTTCTGGCAATCGGTTATCGGCCTTACTGTTGCGATATTTCTTTATATGACCGCTACGGTTCCTGCTGAAACCCAGTTCATCGTGCCGTTTTTCAAAGATGTCATGCTCAATATGGGCTTGTTTTATATCGTCATGGTCTATTTTGTCATTGTCGGTACCAGTAACGCGGTTAATTTGACAGACGGGCTGGATGGTCTGGCGATCATGCCTACGGTAATGGTTGCAGCAGGTTTGGGCATCTTTGCTTATTTGTCGGGACATGCCGAGTTTTCCAAGTATTTGGCCATTCCATTTTTACCCAATAGCGGAGAACTGATCGTATTTTGTGCGGCGCTGGTTGGCGCAGGATTAGGGTTTCTTTGGTTTAACGCGTACCCAGCGATGGTCTTTATGGGTGATGTCGGTGCTTTGGCACTCGGTGGAGCATTAGGTGTTTTGGCGGTTCTGGTCAGGCAGGAAATTGTTCTGGTCATCATGGGCGGTATTTTTGTGATGGAGACACTGTCAGTCATGATTCAGGTTGCATCATTCAAAATGACCGGAAAGCGAGTATTTAGAATGGCTCCTATTCATCATCATTTTGAATTAAAAGGCTGGCCTGAGCCTCGCGTGATCGTCAGATTCTGGATTATTACTTTTATATTGGTCTTAGTCGGTTTATCGACATTGAAACTGAGATAA
- a CDS encoding UDP-N-acetylmuramoyl-tripeptide--D-alanyl-D-alanine ligase, producing the protein MRVLLSQIAQWIDAGLTGEDIEVERISINTRTLQPGDLYIAIKGGHFDGNDFVDQAEQAGACAVIVSKPVETRLPVLEVEDTRLALAKIAGHWRNLMPARIVGITGSNGKTTAKEMTAAVLGNDDSVLFTAGNLNNDIGVPLTLLRLEEKHRYGVIEMGANHAGEIAYTSRFVQPDVTIITNAGPAHLEGFGSVEGVSRGKGEIIGALKESGTAVLNHDDVYFDYWHGLAGKRKVISFGMNPGADVSSDGFKTEISENRFCTAFTLRYKNAFIEIRLNLAGRHNVLNALAASAAGLALGLDLVQIKRGLESVQPVNGRLCPRAGQLGNIVIDDTYNANFASLNAALAVLMDCNGEPWVALGAFGELGPESSLIHQDMGKQMKAMGVKRLFATGDDARHSVEAFGDGGVYYETQQALTDALKSEQKGQEAILVKGSRFQRMENVVNAIV; encoded by the coding sequence ATGCGAGTTTTGTTGAGCCAAATAGCGCAATGGATCGATGCCGGGCTGACCGGCGAAGATATTGAAGTTGAACGGATCAGTATTAACACGCGGACCTTGCAGCCCGGCGATCTGTATATAGCCATCAAGGGCGGCCATTTCGATGGTAACGATTTTGTTGATCAGGCCGAACAGGCAGGGGCCTGCGCGGTTATTGTAAGTAAGCCAGTTGAAACCCGTTTGCCGGTTCTTGAAGTGGAAGATACCCGGCTGGCCTTGGCTAAAATAGCAGGCCATTGGCGAAACCTCATGCCGGCGCGTATTGTTGGCATTACCGGCAGTAACGGCAAAACGACTGCAAAAGAAATGACAGCGGCAGTTCTGGGGAATGACGACTCGGTGCTGTTTACAGCCGGTAACCTGAATAATGACATTGGCGTGCCGTTGACCTTGCTGCGGCTGGAAGAAAAACATCGGTACGGCGTGATCGAAATGGGTGCAAACCATGCAGGGGAAATAGCTTACACCAGTCGTTTTGTGCAGCCCGATGTGACGATTATTACCAATGCAGGACCGGCTCATTTAGAAGGATTCGGCAGTGTTGAAGGCGTTTCCAGGGGCAAGGGCGAAATTATCGGTGCTTTAAAGGAGTCCGGGACGGCCGTACTCAATCACGATGATGTTTATTTTGATTACTGGCACGGTCTGGCCGGTAAGCGAAAAGTGATTTCATTCGGAATGAATCCTGGCGCAGATGTTAGCTCAGATGGATTCAAGACTGAAATTTCGGAAAATCGTTTTTGTACGGCGTTTACCCTTCGTTATAAAAACGCATTTATCGAGATCCGGCTTAATCTGGCAGGCCGTCATAACGTACTTAATGCCTTGGCAGCCAGTGCGGCAGGTTTGGCGCTGGGTCTGGATTTGGTCCAAATCAAGCGAGGTTTGGAGTCCGTTCAGCCGGTCAATGGCCGTTTGTGTCCTCGTGCCGGTCAATTGGGCAATATCGTTATCGACGATACTTATAATGCCAACTTTGCTTCATTAAATGCGGCGCTGGCGGTTCTGATGGACTGCAATGGCGAGCCTTGGGTTGCTCTGGGCGCTTTTGGTGAATTAGGCCCGGAAAGCTCATTGATTCATCAGGACATGGGTAAGCAAATGAAAGCGATGGGTGTTAAAAGGCTTTTTGCGACAGGAGATGACGCACGCCATAGCGTTGAGGCCTTCGGCGACGGCGGGGTTTATTACGAAACACAGCAGGCATTGACCGATGCCCTGAAATCCGAACAGAAAGGCCAAGAAGCAATATTAGTGAAAGGCTCACGGTTTCAGCGTATGGAAAATGTTGTCAATGCCATTGTTTAA